In the Pedobacter cryoconitis genome, TACATTTGCCAACTCTCCAATCTCCACTTTAAGATTAATCTCATTTTATGGAAGAGCGCAATACAATTACAAAGAGAAATATTTGTTTCAGGCCTCTTTAAGAAAAGATGGTTCTTCTGCTTTTGGTATCAATAGCCGTTGGGGACTATTTCCTGCGGTATCTGCCGGATGGAGAATTATCGGAGAAGATTTTATGAAAAGTGTACCTGTGATCAGTGATCTGAAATTGAGAGCTGGTTATGGTAAATCAGGAAATAGTCTTGGTTTTGATGCCTTTTCTGCTTTATTAGTTTATGGAACACCTGCAACCAGCAGTAAATACCTGAACAACGGAGTCATCAGCAATGCAATTGGCCCGGTAAGAAATGAGAACCCGGACTTGAAATGGGAAAGCACTTCGACTACCAATATCGGATTGGATTTTGGTTTATTCGGGAACAGAGTTACAGGTTCAGTAGATTACTATATCAAAAAGACATCTGACCTGATTTATTCTGAGTATGCTGTTTCTACCACGCAGTATTTCTTACCAACCATTACGGCCAATGTAGGCAAGATCAAAAATACGGGTATTGAATTGTCTTTAAATGCTTTAGTTGTAAAAACAAAGGATTTTAGCTGGAATACTTCACCAAATATTGCGCACAATAAAAACGTAGTGGAAACCTTATCGGATGATTTCTACAAAATCTCTTATATACAAACCGCAGTATTGGGCGGTAAAGGACAATCTGGAAATTATAGCCAGATTATACAACCAGGAGAAGCATTGGGAACTTTCAAGCTTTGGAATTATGCAGGTAAGAATGCTGCAGGTGTAAGTACCTATGTCAATGCAGCTGGGCAAACAATTGCCACTCAGCCATTAACATCTGATGCTAAAATTGCTGGCAATGCGCAGCCAAAATATATCTACGGCTGGGGGAATAGCTTTACTTATAAAAAATGGGACCTGAGTTTCCTTGTACGTGGCGTATTGGGAAATAAGATCTTAAATGCTACTGCAGCTGGTCTGAATACACCTGCTGATGCTAAATTACAGAACATCCCAAGAGCTACACTTGGTGAGTCTTTCAATGATGGAAATGCTTACCTGATTTCTGACCGTTACCTGGAAAGTGGTTCTTATTTACGTTTGGATAATGCTACGTTAGGTTATTCCATCAAACCAAAAGTGCAGACCATTAAAGCGATCAGGCTTTATGTAACGGCAAATAACTTATTTGTAATTACTAAATATACTGGACTGGATCCTGAGATTAACATCGGAGGTTTAACACCTGGTATTGATAATAACAACTATTACCCTAAGACCCGCACATTCAGTCTCGGTATTAACGCATCATTCTAATTTCAACGAACAATGAAACAGATATTTTTATTAACGGCGGCATTTGCTGTCATGTTAGCCACTGTATCCTGCACAAAACTGGATGTAAAAGTGGAATCTCAATATGTAAAAGATAACTTTCCTACTACTGACGCTGATTACGCGGCTTTATATGGAACGATGTATTCTAACCTTTCTTCTCAATTTGGAGTACCTTATTTCAGAATGCAGGAAATGTCCACTGATGCTGCGATCTTACCGGCAAGAGACGGAAATTTTGATGACGGTGGGCAGTACAGACAGTTGCACTACCATACCTGGACATTTGATCATCCAAACGTGAAAACAATTTGGGAATGGGGATTTGGAGGAATTAACAACTGTAACCGTCTAATTTCAGTGACCAATGCTTCTTCAGCATCCGATGCAAAAAAGGCTTCCGGAGTAACGGAAATAAAAACTATGCGGGCATTGTACTACTTCCTGATGATGGATCTTTATGGTAATATTCCTATTATTGATAAGTTCCCGGTAGAAGCGGGCGCTTTACCTGGTACAACAAGCAGAGATAAGGTATTTGATTTTATTGAGAAAGAATTGCTGGCGGTTATCCCTAATTTACCTCAGAAAACAGGAGCAAATCAGAAGTTGCTTTATGGAAAACCAACGCGTGGAACAGCTTTCGCCTTACTAGCTAAAATGTACTTGAATTCACAGGTATATACTGGGAAACCCAGGTATACGGATGCAGTAGCTATGGCAGATAGTGTAATGAAAAATACAACTTATCAGCTGGACCCTAAGTACTCAGATATCTTTGATGTTAATAATGGCCCTCAGATTTCTGAAACGATATTCGCAATTCCTTATGATCAGCAGATTCCGGGTAACCAGATGACCAGGTTCGGTTTCTACCCTGCACTGGCTACTGCTTACGGGATTACAGGAGTTGGATTTAGTATTTCTATGAGTACAACACCAGAATATTATGATCGCTTTAATCTGGCGAATGATATCAGAAAAAGTTTCTGGTTGGTTGGGCCTCAATTTGCCCCGGATGCGAACAGACAACCTGATAAGACAAAGCCTGTATATATCGCAGGAACAACACAACAAATTGTATTGACACGTGATCTGATCCTCAAACCCGGTAAGCCAATGGATGTGGGAAATACAGTAGCCGACCAGGCAAAGGGGATCCGCTCTGTTAAATACTGGCCGGATGTGAATGCGATACAAGCGACACGTTTGAACGGTAATGATATGCCTTTTTTACGTTTAGCAGATGTCATGTTGATGAAAGCAGAAGCTATTTTACGCGGAGCTTCACCAACTGCAGTCAATGGAGAAATGCAGACTCCACTAAGTTTAGTGAATAAAATCAGGGCAAGAGCTGGTGCAGAAGCGGCAACAAGCGTTGATTTAGAATCCTTATTGGATGAAAGAGCAAGGGAGTTGAGCTGGGAAGCCTGGAGAAGGAACGATTTGATTCGTTATGGTTTGTTTGAAAAGGAATACCCTTTGCAAAATGATGTACTCTCGATGAATAAAGATGCTGCGAGAAGACTTTATCCGATCCCTGCAACTGAACTGCAGTTAAATTCCAATTTAAGACAAAACCCAGGTTATTAATTCTTTTAAACAGCCGGGTTTTTCCGGATGTTCTCATTTTAATACTTATGATAAAGACAGTTTCCAGCGCATTGCTATTGTTTGTATTTCCATTATTGATACCAAAAGATGGAGATAATTTACCAATTAATAAGATCCAGGTTATTGGATCGCACAACAGTTACAAGAAAGCGATTGATCCTCATTTGTTTGACGTATTCAGAAAAAAGGATTCTGTATCGGCCAGCAAGATAGACTATGAGCATATTGGCATAACTGAACAACTTGATCTGGGGTTAAGAAATCTGGAAATTGACGTTTACTCAGATGCAAAAGGAGGGAAATATGCACATCCCAGAGGTTTGGATTGGGCGAAAGATCAGGCTCCTTATGATGTTGATAAAGAAATGAAGGCACCGGGTTTTAAAGTTTTTCATATTCAGGATCTTGATTTCAGAAGTGATTTCCTGACCTTGAAAAGTGGATTGGCGAAATTGAAAAAATGGTCAGATGCACACCCTGATCATACACCCATATTTATTACACTGGAGGCCAAAGACAATAAAATAAAGGGAGAGGGTTTCAGTGATCCTGAAGAATTTACAGCAGAAACATTTGATCAGCTGGATAAGGCACTGCTTGATGGACTGGGCGTGGACAAGATTATCACACCAGATGTGGTGAGAGGAAACTATAAAACATTAGAAACTGCAGTTTTAAAAGATAACTGGCCTGTACTTTCAGCAGCAAGAGGAAAGTTTCTTTTCATTCTTGACCAGAAAGGTGAGAAGATGGAACTTTATATCAAAGGTCACCCTTCGCTAAAAAATAGGGTGTTATTTGCAAATGCGGCTGCTGGCAGGCCTGAAGCTGCGATGATGATCCTCAATAATGCTAAAGATCCAATGATTCCTCAGCTAGTTAAAAAAGGATATATTATCCGTACCCGTGCGGATTCGGATACACAAGAGGCACGCCGAAATGACCATGCTAACTTCGACGCAGCATGTGCTTCCGGAGCCCAGATCATTACTACAGACTATTATTTAAAAAGTACTCATTTTAAGTCTGACTATGCAGTGAGTTTTGAAGATGGTCAGTATTTCAGGATCAATCCATTTTTTAAATAGGTTAATGTGAGTCAATCTCGGTGGTTTATCGCAGTATTAACAATTTGATTATTGGAAACGTGCGCTTAATGAACCATAACTTAATTGGCGGCTCTTCTTTGTGGAAGAGCCGCTTTTTTTCTTTTATGGTTTCAGCGTAATCAAAGTAACTTTTACATCAAATGAGGTATAGACATTTTCTTCTTTTCCCAGCGTAGAGAGGTGGCTCATCAGGCGATCTGTGGGATTGATATCTTTTAAATAATACCAGGCAGGCTGATCTATTTCATCACCAATATCAGTTAGAATAAGGTGATTGTAAATCACCCAGATTCTTTTCTTTCCTTCAAATGATTTAAAGTCCTTTTGTAAATGATTTAAATAGTCCGGATAGCTGGTTGAAATTTTACGATAATCTCCTCCTTCAAGTGCTATGAAGTTATAAGGATAAGTATGCTTGTAAAAACGATAACCAGGCAAGTTATTCCAGTACACATAAACTAAGTCGCCTGGTTTAAAATGAGTATTGACATAAGTAAGCGCTTCTTTTTGAAAAGATCTTTTATGAATGATAAATTCATCGGGATGTACCAGTGTTTGTACTGCGCTGTAAACTGGTGCTGCTATCAAGAGGATAAAGAACAGCAGGCTCATTCGTTCAGATTTGAAAAAAGAGGCAAGCTTATCTGTTCCTTTGACAATAAACAGGATGAGCAAAGGGCAAATGAAAACCCAGAAACGTTCATTTAAAGGGTACAGTTTAAGTCCTGAAGCTAAGAACATAAACAAAAAGGGAAATAGCAGGATTAGCGCATATCGTTTCTCCCTGATATAAATCCAGATGCCGTAAAACAGGCTAATAAGTGGTAACCATGGAGTATTCAATAATGCTTTAAGCAAAACAGAATTTCCAGGATACAATCTCCAGGTCAGGCCTAGCGGATATTCTATTAAATGATATAGAGCCGCTGGATACCAACGCAATTCTTCCATGTTGACTGGTGGCAATGGCATGAAATAATGATAAAAATCAAACCATTCAGCTGCCCATTTAGATTCTGCATGTTTATGGGTAAACAGCAAATAGTTCAGGGCAAAACCAGCTGCCCATAATAGAAAAGGAACCAGTTGCCTGAAGAATGGCTTCCAGTCTCTTTTGTAAAGATTTTTACAGCTGATGCCTGTCGCCATTCCGGCCAGGATAAATATAGAAGAGTAGGAGAACCAGAGAATAACTGCGCCTAAAATCCCCCAGGTTAGGAGTGGTTTCCATGTTAACCGATGTTGATAGCGGATATAAATATACAAGATCAGTACGGTGGCAAACAGTTCAGTCGAATACTGTTTAATCTCAACAGAATGGAAAACAAGAGGAGGGGCCAGGGCTAACAGGGCAACCGCCATTACTGCTGCCAGTGGACGAAGAAAATACTTTGCTACAGGAATGAACAGTGGAATTGCCGCTATACCACATAACATAGGAAATAAACGCAATACGATCTCATTCGTCCCTAAAAGATAAATACATGTTTTAACGCTCCATAAAAATCCAATCGGTGCTTTCTGCTGATAGTCCAGTGCTTGCATTACCAGCTCAATATAATTCATTTTGATCAGGCTGGTCGCCAGATAAACTTCATCCAGCCACAGAGAACGGTTATAAAAAAGATGGAAAAGACGAACGAAAATACCGCACCCAATAATTATACTGTACCAGATATTCTGGTTTTTGATATAGCTGGATTCTTTTTTACACATATGAATGATGTTCAGTCATTTGAAACTCTTTAATTAATGTAAATAATTCATAAATTTAGAAATTATTTAAATAGCCATAGGTGGATGTTATAAATTGGAAGAAAATAAAAGTTCTGATTCTTGATGTGGACGGCACTTTATACAATCAGTCTGGATTAAGAAGAAGAATGTTATATGCTTTGCTAAAATACTATTTAGTCAGGCCAATACAACTTAAAGATCTTCTGATCTTGTACTTTTTTCGTTCCGAGCGTGGAAAAAGAGCAGGTTATTGCAGTAATAATCTTGAAATTGAACAATATCAGTGGTGTGCGGCTAAAGTAGGCGCGCCATTGGAAAGAATTAAAAGGGTCGTTTCCAAATGGATGTTTGAATTTCCAAATCCCTATTTATATGCTTGCCGTTACGCTGAATTATATCCATTTTTGCAACTGTTAAAGGAGCATCAGATCAAAGTAGCTATTTATTCAGATTATAGTGCTGTTGAAAAGCTAAAAGCTTTAAAAATTGAAGCTGATTTAGTGATTGCGTCTACTGATAAAGAGATCAATTGTTTGAAGCCGAAACCAATAGCGTTGTTTCATATCATGAAGCATTTTGAGGTTGGTTCAGCAGCCTGTCTTTATATTGGTGACCGCGACGAACTGGATGGAATATGTGCTGATGAGGCCACAATACGCTACCTCAATATCAATAAATATAACTCAGGCACTTTATATACAGTGCTTGCGAATAGTTTAAGGGAACATTATAAATAAGAGATTGTAAATGACGGTTAAAAAAAAGGCGGGCCTTAAAGATTATATAGCTCTCGCCCGCCCGGATAGCTGGGTAAAGAACGTTTTCATGGTACCTGGAATGCTGTTTGCATTATCTGTATTTAAAACACCTATAGACAGTCATCTGTTCTTTAAAATCATTGTTGGAATCATTAGTACTTGTTTAATTGCATCGGCAAACTATGTAATCAATGAATATCTGGATGCGGATTTCGACAGATTCCATCCTTTAAAAAAGAACAGATCTTCTGTTGTATATACTGTAAACCCAAAGATAGTTTACCTGGAATATGGTGCTCTGGTAATTATAGGCTTATCATTAGCTTATTTGATCTCTTATAAATTTATTCTTCTTTCAGCATTTCTCTTGTTCATGGGGGTTATCTATAATGTAAGGCCTTTCAGGAGCAAAGAGCGTGTATTTCTCGATGTACTCTCTGAATCCGTGAATAACCCTATCCGTTTTGGTTTAGGCTGGTTTATATTTTCTCCGGCATTAGGTGCTCCGGACAGCAAATGGGATTTCGACTGGATCAACACTTTTCCTCCAACAAGTATTATTGTTGCCTACTGGATGGGGGGAGCATTTTTAATGGCTACTAAACGTTTTGCAGAATACAGGATGATTGGTAATCCTGAAACGGCTGGTCAGTACCGGAGATCGTTTAAGTTTTATACCGAGAACAGCTTGCTGGTCTCTATGTTTTTTTACGCGATTACCTCTGCATTTTTCATGGGGATTTTCCTGATTAAAGACAGAATAGAATTACTGGTTAGTTTTCCGTTTTTCGCTTTGTTGTTTTCCTGGTATCTCAGAATTGGATTATTAAACGATTCTCCGGTACAAGGTTCCGAAAAACTACATACGCGTAAGTGGTTTATGTTATATTTATTTCTTTTTACGGCATTGCTTTGCATTTTGATGTTTGTTGATATTCCATGGCTATATTGGTTCCTTAAAAACGCATCCAATTATTAGATGAAATACAATTATTACGATTTAATTATTGTCGGTACCGGCTTCTCTTCTACATTTTTTCTGAAAAAGTATCTGGAAAAGAATAAAGAAGTAAAGAGGATTCTTGTGCTTGAACGCGGACAGTTATTCCCGCATAGTGAAAGATTAAAGCTCAAAAGAGGGGAGCTTGCTGATTCTCCGGCTTCAGGTAACTCCTGGGAAGATCAGATCATGAATAAAACCCCAGAGAAAAGATGGCCTTTTACCACTGCTTTTGGAGGAAGTTCCAATTGCTGGTGGGGATGTACACCGAGATTTATGCCTTCTGATTTTAAAATGAAGACATTATTCGGCTTAGAAAATGACTGGCCGGTCACTTATGAAGAGCTTGACCCTTATTATGAGGAAGCAGAAGAACTGATGGCTATTTCCGGGCCAGAAGGAACACCTTTTCCTAAGAAAAGTAAATACCCGCTTCCGCCCCATAATTTCAGCCCGATAGATAAAATACTGCATCAGAAATATGGAAATCAGTATATCAGCCAGCCTACTGCAAGGGCCAGCAGGGGTACAAAAGGAAGAAACCAATGCATGGCCAACTCAAGTTGTGATGTTTGTCCGGTAGACGCTAAATTCACCATAGAGAATTCTGGTATTGACGTTTATCAGAACGCGCAAGTGGAGCTTTTATATGGTGCACAGGTTTACCGTTTGGAAACCGCAGGCAATGTGGCAAAAAAAGTGTGTTACGTGAAAGACGGAAAGGATTATGAGATTGCCGGAGAGGTTATCGTTCTGGGTGCTAATCCGATGTTTAATTCGAATATCCTGTTAAATTCGGGGGATCGGAATCCATTGACCGGTAAAGGATTTGGAGAGCAGCTTGGCATGCAGGTTTTAATTTACCTGGACAATCTGAAGAACACAGGAGGCAGTACCTGGGTCAATGCTAACGGTTATATGTTATATGATGGGAACCATCGCAAGGACTATGCAGCTTGTTTGATAGAAACCAATAATGCACCTTATAATATCCGGCTTGAAAGAGGTAAATGGCTAAACATGACTTCTTTCAGGATGATTTTTGAAGATTTACCATTGGTAACGAATTATATTACTACCACTTCAGATAAACTGGTTCCTGAAATCAATTTTAAAGGGGGCAGATCTGATTATGCGCTGAAGGGAATGGAAAACATGAAAAAAGTTCTTCCGGGAATCCTATCCTGTCTGCCTGTTGAAAAATTAAAATTCCTGGATCCTTTCCCTAATGAAGGGCATATTTTAGGGGGCACCAGAATGGGCAAAACCCCGGCAGACAGTGTGGTAGATAAAAATATGGTTCACCATCAGTACAGAAATGTTTTTGTATTAGGCAGTGGCTCTTTTACTACTTTTAGTGCATCAAATCCAACGCTGACTTTATCAGCCATGTCATTATACTCCGCAGATCATTCATTTTAGCTATGAAAAGAAGAAAATTCATCGCCATGGCAGGTATTGGAACAGGCTTATTAATTCTTCCTCCTGCATTATATATCGCTTCTCCGGCGTTGCGGAAACACGCCGTCATGTTAATCAGAGAAGAATTGTATTACCTGAAACTTGATACCGCCGGAGTGGAACAGTACGTCAATGATTACTTTAGTTCTTCTTCCAATAATGTGATCACTAATTTAAGGTGGAAAGCCTTTTATTATTTAGGGATCAAAGCGGAAAAGTCAAACCAGATTTTTGAACTGATCAAGTTTTACCTGCTATCAACAGATTTTTTTAT is a window encoding:
- a CDS encoding phosphatidylinositol-specific phospholipase C1-like protein; translation: MIKTVSSALLLFVFPLLIPKDGDNLPINKIQVIGSHNSYKKAIDPHLFDVFRKKDSVSASKIDYEHIGITEQLDLGLRNLEIDVYSDAKGGKYAHPRGLDWAKDQAPYDVDKEMKAPGFKVFHIQDLDFRSDFLTLKSGLAKLKKWSDAHPDHTPIFITLEAKDNKIKGEGFSDPEEFTAETFDQLDKALLDGLGVDKIITPDVVRGNYKTLETAVLKDNWPVLSAARGKFLFILDQKGEKMELYIKGHPSLKNRVLFANAAAGRPEAAMMILNNAKDPMIPQLVKKGYIIRTRADSDTQEARRNDHANFDAACASGAQIITTDYYLKSTHFKSDYAVSFEDGQYFRINPFFK
- a CDS encoding HAD family hydrolase; this encodes MDVINWKKIKVLILDVDGTLYNQSGLRRRMLYALLKYYLVRPIQLKDLLILYFFRSERGKRAGYCSNNLEIEQYQWCAAKVGAPLERIKRVVSKWMFEFPNPYLYACRYAELYPFLQLLKEHQIKVAIYSDYSAVEKLKALKIEADLVIASTDKEINCLKPKPIALFHIMKHFEVGSAACLYIGDRDELDGICADEATIRYLNINKYNSGTLYTVLANSLREHYK
- a CDS encoding RagB/SusD family nutrient uptake outer membrane protein; translation: MKQIFLLTAAFAVMLATVSCTKLDVKVESQYVKDNFPTTDADYAALYGTMYSNLSSQFGVPYFRMQEMSTDAAILPARDGNFDDGGQYRQLHYHTWTFDHPNVKTIWEWGFGGINNCNRLISVTNASSASDAKKASGVTEIKTMRALYYFLMMDLYGNIPIIDKFPVEAGALPGTTSRDKVFDFIEKELLAVIPNLPQKTGANQKLLYGKPTRGTAFALLAKMYLNSQVYTGKPRYTDAVAMADSVMKNTTYQLDPKYSDIFDVNNGPQISETIFAIPYDQQIPGNQMTRFGFYPALATAYGITGVGFSISMSTTPEYYDRFNLANDIRKSFWLVGPQFAPDANRQPDKTKPVYIAGTTQQIVLTRDLILKPGKPMDVGNTVADQAKGIRSVKYWPDVNAIQATRLNGNDMPFLRLADVMLMKAEAILRGASPTAVNGEMQTPLSLVNKIRARAGAEAATSVDLESLLDERARELSWEAWRRNDLIRYGLFEKEYPLQNDVLSMNKDAARRLYPIPATELQLNSNLRQNPGY
- a CDS encoding ArnT family glycosyltransferase — protein: MCKKESSYIKNQNIWYSIIIGCGIFVRLFHLFYNRSLWLDEVYLATSLIKMNYIELVMQALDYQQKAPIGFLWSVKTCIYLLGTNEIVLRLFPMLCGIAAIPLFIPVAKYFLRPLAAVMAVALLALAPPLVFHSVEIKQYSTELFATVLILYIYIRYQHRLTWKPLLTWGILGAVILWFSYSSIFILAGMATGISCKNLYKRDWKPFFRQLVPFLLWAAGFALNYLLFTHKHAESKWAAEWFDFYHYFMPLPPVNMEELRWYPAALYHLIEYPLGLTWRLYPGNSVLLKALLNTPWLPLISLFYGIWIYIREKRYALILLFPFLFMFLASGLKLYPLNERFWVFICPLLILFIVKGTDKLASFFKSERMSLLFFILLIAAPVYSAVQTLVHPDEFIIHKRSFQKEALTYVNTHFKPGDLVYVYWNNLPGYRFYKHTYPYNFIALEGGDYRKISTSYPDYLNHLQKDFKSFEGKKRIWVIYNHLILTDIGDEIDQPAWYYLKDINPTDRLMSHLSTLGKEENVYTSFDVKVTLITLKP
- a CDS encoding GMC oxidoreductase, coding for MKYNYYDLIIVGTGFSSTFFLKKYLEKNKEVKRILVLERGQLFPHSERLKLKRGELADSPASGNSWEDQIMNKTPEKRWPFTTAFGGSSNCWWGCTPRFMPSDFKMKTLFGLENDWPVTYEELDPYYEEAEELMAISGPEGTPFPKKSKYPLPPHNFSPIDKILHQKYGNQYISQPTARASRGTKGRNQCMANSSCDVCPVDAKFTIENSGIDVYQNAQVELLYGAQVYRLETAGNVAKKVCYVKDGKDYEIAGEVIVLGANPMFNSNILLNSGDRNPLTGKGFGEQLGMQVLIYLDNLKNTGGSTWVNANGYMLYDGNHRKDYAACLIETNNAPYNIRLERGKWLNMTSFRMIFEDLPLVTNYITTTSDKLVPEINFKGGRSDYALKGMENMKKVLPGILSCLPVEKLKFLDPFPNEGHILGGTRMGKTPADSVVDKNMVHHQYRNVFVLGSGSFTTFSASNPTLTLSAMSLYSADHSF
- a CDS encoding UbiA prenyltransferase family protein, coding for MTVKKKAGLKDYIALARPDSWVKNVFMVPGMLFALSVFKTPIDSHLFFKIIVGIISTCLIASANYVINEYLDADFDRFHPLKKNRSSVVYTVNPKIVYLEYGALVIIGLSLAYLISYKFILLSAFLLFMGVIYNVRPFRSKERVFLDVLSESVNNPIRFGLGWFIFSPALGAPDSKWDFDWINTFPPTSIIVAYWMGGAFLMATKRFAEYRMIGNPETAGQYRRSFKFYTENSLLVSMFFYAITSAFFMGIFLIKDRIELLVSFPFFALLFSWYLRIGLLNDSPVQGSEKLHTRKWFMLYLFLFTALLCILMFVDIPWLYWFLKNASNY